Proteins encoded by one window of Lates calcarifer isolate ASB-BC8 linkage group LG5, TLL_Latcal_v3, whole genome shotgun sequence:
- the prr36a gene encoding neurofilament heavy polypeptide — protein sequence MSGTTQPTEESRPGSAGPVGGSAWRASGALLSELDSEDVSGSQQGASELSAPGVLEGTESMDDLGDGSLKGAIDMEGASAGSPDFERVPDIPVNDFDEDEDDDDDDNDRVCDMDVGSERTDEPQRPRHDNDVDDEEEDEDVEMASEGVTESGLESYGNADEDDFAEDERLDNLNRVVQPPPPPPLLPSAPAAQWDQPNPFADPWAEPLQPQQVLEHVSQVAGAAAASPLADPWQADSETPTQAPAQAWLELGSAPFAIENQEAHHSSVRDNPQNLEAQMYFDQSISAPMQTLAPAPLSAPGMSLSSTLSSETSTPEELGDYNRDGRLHPQDTQAPVLSPQPDLDYQDLGIHLEKGDRDGDEEAEAETLPADEVLGGTATAPASNPSSSSITEDEASDTEGEAQLDDSLETPVVSHITFDSQPTTQRCLSTVAEGEEAEVEEGCVGEDTTPPSATSLASYGFDTMTTASNSNAQSTGESCIKSPGIFSLEELPEEAKEPCLIPQPHSQPCLAEQQYIECGKQEAESADLVREEAPGSEEAPDPSSTLCTLQQPEENPDDIQPPYYSAICEKTENSFAGFTALPHPHRRDHAAYPRTYCDIVKPLVASATPPKLTCADLPPRSLGGQALSPQLRRLEQHQRQLQELQQRREQQSRPLEEAEQERKRREEEEQRRKKEEAEEEIKRNKEEEERRRKEQAEVTKKEEELKQRRDLELQLQQQQQELKQRQQIMQWQQELQQSNKAQTVLLSPSSGLCTIYEALENSDEEEAEDEEEGINELNLTEEKKDPEQETSNQEIDDDCERVTSDEHRDSSPSTENPPPHPDSPQTPSTLSQDGDSSSPCPPESPERPPPLDLDWGKKVDIVQQLINQTLLLNGDGCSSLLLMPGGAGGTLSPLESSLWPSLLPPLTPPSATVTSVSSFSPEATGSSPQGEWTVVELETHH from the exons ATGAGTGGGACCACACAGCCCACAGAAGAGTCCCGTCCTGGATCAGCTGGACCAGTGGGGGGGTCTGCTTGGCGAGCAAGTGGAGCCTTGCTCTCTGAGCTGGACTCTGAGGATGTGAGCGGCAGCCAGCAGGGTGCGTCTGAGTTGAGCGCCCCTGGTGTCCTGGAGGGCACAGAGAGCATGGATGACCTGGGAGATGGCAGCCTCAAAGGAGCCATTGACATGGAAGGAGCCTCAGCAGGTTCCCCTGACTTTGAGAGGGTTCCTGACATACCAGTTAATGACTTTGATGAGGACGAagatgatgacgacgatgacAACGATCGGGTATGTGACATGGACGTGGGCTCAGAGCGGACAGATGAGCCACAGAGACCCAGGCATGACAATGATGTggatgatgaggaagaggatgaagacgTGGAGATGGCTAGTGAGGGGGTGACGGAGAGCGGGCTGGAGAGCTATGGGAATGCAGATGAGGATGACTTTGCTGAGGATGAAAGGCTGGACAACTTGAACAGAGTGGTCCAACCgccgcctccccctcctctgctgccctctgccccAGCTGCTCAGTGGGACCAACCAAACCCCTTTGCTGATCCCTGGGCAGAACCTCTTCAGCCACAGCAGGTTCTTGAGCATGTCTCCCAGGTGGCAGGAGCAGCCGCAGCCAGCCCTTTGGCAGATCCCTGGCAAGCAGACTCTGAGACCCCAACTCAGGCTCCAGCCCAAGCCTGGCTGGAACTAGGCTCTGCTCCTTTTGCCATTGAAAACCAAGAGGCTCATCATTCCTCTGTCAGAGATAACCCACAAAATCTTGAGGCCCAAATGTACTTTGATCAGTCCATCTCAGCCCCGATGCAGACCCTGGCCCCGGCTCCCCTCTCTGCCCCAGGAATGTCTCTGTCAAGCACCCTGAGCAGTGAGACCAGCACACCCGAGGAACTCGGTGACTACAATCGAGATGGGAGGCTCCATCCTCAAGATACACAAGCCCCGGTGCTGTCTCCTCAGCCTGACCTGGACTACCAGGACCTGGGCATCCACTTggagaaaggagacagagatggagatgagGAGGCGGAGGCAGAGACCCTGCCGGCCGATGAAGTCCTGGGGGGCACCGCAACCGCCCCCGCTTCCAACCCTTCCTCATCCTCAATAACGGAGGACGAGGCCAGCGACACAGAGGGAGAAGCTCAGTTGGACGATTCCCTGGAGACTCCAGTAGTCAGCCACATTACCTTCGACAGCCAGCCTACAACACAGCGCTGCCTGTCCACTGTGGcggagggagaggaggcagaggtggaggagggctGCGTAGGTGAAGACACCACCCCACCATCTGCTACCTCCCTGGCGTCTTATGGCTTTGACACCATGACCACAGCTTCAAACTCCAACGCCCAGTCCACAGGGGAGAGCTGCATTAAGAGCCCCGGCATCTTCTCCCTGGAGGAGCTCCCCGAGGAGGCCAAGGAGCCCTGTCTCATCCCGCAGCCTCACAGCCAGCCGTGCCTCGCAGAGCAGCAATACATCGAGTGTgggaaacaggaagcagagtcAGCCGATCTTGTCCGGGAGGAAGCGCCGGGGTCAGAGGAAGCCCCAGACCCTTCGTCAACTCTGTGCACTTTGCAGCAACCAGAAGAAAACCCAGATGACATCCAGCCTCCGTACTATTCTGCTATCTGTGAAAAGACTGAGAACTCTTTTGCAG gctTCACTGCACTACCGCACCCCCACCGCCGCGATCACGCAGCATACCCCAGAACCTACTGCGACATCGTAAAACCTCTCGTCGCCTCTGCCACCCCGCCGAAGCTGACCTGTGCCGACCTCCCGCCCAGGAGCCTCGGGGGGCAGGCGCTGAGCCCCCAGCTCCGCAGGCTGGAGCAACACCAGAGacagctgcaggagctgcagcaacgcagggagcagcagagcagaccGCTGGAGGAGGcggagcaggagaggaagaggagggaggaggaggagcagaggaggaagaaggaggaagcagaagaggaaataaagaggaataaggaggaggaggagaggaggaggaaagagcagGCAGAGGTGACAaagaaggaagaggagctgaagcagaggagagacCTTGAACTgcaactgcagcagcaacagcaggagctGAAGCAAAGGCAGCAGATCATGCAGTGGCAGCAAGAGCTGCAGCAGTCTAATAAAGCTCAGACGGTGCTGCTGTCCCCCTCCTCTGGCCTCTGCACCATCTATGAAGCCCTAGAGAacagtgatgaagaggaggctgaagatgaagaagagggaATAAATGAGCTGAACCTcacagaagagaagaaagatCCCGAGCAAGAGACGTCAAATCAAGAAATAGATGACGACTGTGAAAGGGTGACATCAGATGAACATCGAGACTCGTCACCGTCAACAGAGaaccctcctcctcacccagaCTCCCCTCAGACACCCAGCACCCTCTCCCAGGATGGAGACAGCTCCTCCCCGTGCCCTCCTGAGTCTCCTGAGCGCCCTCCTCCCCTGGACCTGGACTGGGGGAAGAAAGTGGACATAGTCCAGCAGCTGATCAATCAGACCCTGCTGCTGAACGGTGATGGCTGCTCCTCCCTGCTGCTGATGCCAGGGGGTGCAGGAGGCACTCTGAGCCCCCTGGAGAGCAGCCTGTGGCCCAGCCTGCTGCCTCCActcacccctccctctgccACTGTCACCTCTGTCAGTAGTTTCTCCCCAGAGGCCACTGGAAGCTCCCCACAGGGAGAGTGGACAGTGGTAGAGCTGGAGACTCATCACTGA
- the lg5h19orf67 gene encoding LOW QUALITY PROTEIN: UPF0575 protein C19orf67 homolog (The sequence of the model RefSeq protein was modified relative to this genomic sequence to represent the inferred CDS: deleted 1 base in 1 codon): MTDIEVQVELQLENSPSGVQAVESRQQEEEKSELDEPLLFLADVALAPPRGEDTACSCDCEACSCLEVRGMERSLQSMQLQLQFFMSKADDLHDCLVNGQSHLERDALAAVVPSFLYTCQPYFNHLETTARSSMSQNSHLPSDMYTKLLDFSQQLCDRLEQLVLTYASHSLLCLDETEPNSVSHFCIGQSQLGRLRLTAFRYCKPTPFLARVDVGLYKRMRWNVERLRDEQQHQEQADGEQGGESDDRRAETVGGTEYYFLCYEDIPNAHAGAQGDSQGVSHGNVVRMWSIGQWVQVNPDPETEDIYNWIMCEVTQASYHKLLFLGSEEPSSCSATDYLQQLLLSHQTAE; this comes from the exons ATGACAGATATCGAAGTTCAAGTGGAGCTCCAGCTCGAAAACTCACCATCCGGAGTACAAGCGGTTGAAAGCcgacagcaggaggaggaaaagagcg AGCTGGATGAGCCGCTGTTGTTTTTGGCCGACGTTGCTCTGGCGCCACCCCGTGGTGAAGACACGGCTTGCAGCTGTGACTGTGAAGCCTGCAGCTGCCTGGAGGTCAGAGGCATGGAGAGGAGCCTTCAGTccatgcagctgcagctccagttCTTCATGAGCAAAGCAGATGACTTACACGACTGCCTCGTGAATGG GCAGAGTCATCTAGAGAGAGATGCTCTTGCCGCTGTTGTACCAAGTTTCCTGTACACCTGTCAGCCTTACTTTAACCACCTGGAAACCACAGCAAGGAGCTCCATGTCCCAGAACTCCCACCTGCCTTCTGACATGTATACAAAG CTGCTAGACTTCTCTCAGCAGCTGTGTGACAGGTTGGAGCAGCTGGTGTTAACCTACGCCAGCCACAGTCTCCTCTGTTTGGATGAAACTGAGCCTAACag CGTATCTCACTTCTGCATCGGTCAGAGTCAGCTCGGCCGACTGAGGCTGACAGCATTCCGCTACTGTAAGCCAACGCCGTTCCTGGCCCGGGTCGACGTGGGCCTGTACAAACGAATGCGGTGGAACGTGGAGAGGCTCCGAGACGAGCAGCAGCATCAGGAGCAGGCAGATGGAGAGCAGGGTGGAGAGAGCGACGACAGGAGGGCAGAGACAGTTGGAGGCACAGAGTA TTACTTCCTGTGCTATGAGGACATTCCCAACGCACATGCAGGGGCT CAGGGCGACAGCCAAGGCGTCTCTCATGGCAACGTGGTGAGGATGTGGTCCATCGGTCAGTGGGTGCAGGTGAACCCAGACCCCGAAACAGAGGACATCTACAACTG GATCATGTGCGAGGTTACTCAAGCCAGCTATCACAAGCTGTTATTCCTGGGCAGCGAAGAGCCATCTAGCTGCAGTGCTACAGActacctgcagcagctgctgttgtcacatcAGACAGCAGAGTGA